The stretch of DNA GAAATGCCCGCCGCTCCATCACTGGATCAATTCATCTGCCCGCCCGAGCAATGCCTGGGGAATCGTCAGGCCGAGCGCCTTGGCGGTCTTGAGGTTGATGACGAAGTAGAGTCTGTCAACCTGCTCAACGGGCAGTTCTCCAGGGTTGGCGCCCAGCAGCACGCGCTGGACGTACTTGGCTGACAGTCGGCCCAGTTCGTAGTAGCTCACGCCATAGCTGGCAAGCGCCCCCATGGCGACAGTCTCGCGCTGGTGGAACATGGTCGCCAGCTTCTTCGCCCTCGCGGCGTCGATGATCAGCGCCGACTGGCTGGCCACCATCGCGTCCCCCACGTAGAAGAAAGCATCCGCCTCCCCCGGCCGGAGCGCGCGCAAGCCCGCCCGCAGCTCCTCGACCGAGGCGACTGGCCGCTCGGCGAGCTCCAGCTTGAGCTGGCGGGCTGCATCGCGCGCGATCTTCACGGACTGCTGAGCGGCGGAGTTGTCAGGGCTGTAGAACGTCACGACCCGGCGGAGCCTCGGAACCATCTCCTTCAGCAGCTCGAGGCGCTTCGCCGTGAGGTCCGTAAACCGGGTGTAGATGCCCGTGAGTCGCCCTCCGGGTTTCCGGATGCTCTCGACGAAGCCGACGGCCACGGGATCAGTCCCAGAGTAGAACACGATCGGCACGCTCTTCGTTGCCCGCTTAGCCGCGAGAGTGACCGAGGTGGCCAACGCGTAGATCATGTCAACCTTCTCCCCTTCGAGCCTCCTCGCCTCCGCCTCCACGGATTTCAGATCGCCCTTCGTATCGCGCACGTGAAGAACGAACTGTTTCCCCTCTTCGAGTTCCAGCTCAGCGAGGCCCTTCCGGAGCCCGTCGACGGCTCCCAAGTACGGGCCTCCCTGCAGGACGACTCCGACGCGATAGACGCGGGCCTGCTGCGCCTCGGCAACGAACGGCGCGGCAAGCGGACCCAGCGTCAGGCCGCACAGGAACGTGCGCCGTTCCATCACTAGGTCCGTCCACAGAGTGTCAGGGAGTCAGACGCGAGGGGATGCGAGGCGTGGGGCAACCGAGCCGGATCCATGCAGGAGCCCTCCTTACAGGCTGGGCGGGAGTCTAGCAGGGTCAGAGGCTCTCCGACTTCTCTCCGAAGACGTGCCCCAACAACGCCCAATATGACCAAGAGCGGGAGGCGGCAAGAGTCAGAGTGTTCGCGAATTTGCTTGGGGGCGTTGGGTTCGCCGCGCTACGAATTCCCCTCATAACCCAGAGGCTGGATTGTTTCCGCTTGAAGGGATGCGACCCTCTACGCGGCGCGGACTTCTCCCACG from Candidatus Methylomirabilota bacterium encodes:
- a CDS encoding ABC transporter substrate-binding protein, whose product is MERRTFLCGLTLGPLAAPFVAEAQQARVYRVGVVLQGGPYLGAVDGLRKGLAELELEEGKQFVLHVRDTKGDLKSVEAEARRLEGEKVDMIYALATSVTLAAKRATKSVPIVFYSGTDPVAVGFVESIRKPGGRLTGIYTRFTDLTAKRLELLKEMVPRLRRVVTFYSPDNSAAQQSVKIARDAARQLKLELAERPVASVEELRAGLRALRPGEADAFFYVGDAMVASQSALIIDAARAKKLATMFHQRETVAMGALASYGVSYYELGRLSAKYVQRVLLGANPGELPVEQVDRLYFVINLKTAKALGLTIPQALLGRADELIQ